From one Roseovarius indicus genomic stretch:
- a CDS encoding sensor histidine kinase translates to MMWPSSLQVRLGLSLGLVLTILWLAAATVTAVIVRGEMDEVFDSALRETAERILPLAVTDIVGREDQGVTQRLAPIREHDEFFTYIVRDAEGRILLQSHAADPAVFPPYDGPGFGQNATHRLYSDAALQGTISITVAEPLAHRASVAREIQMSLGLPLLVVLPLALASIILAVRFSLAPLHRFRTRLEARGVRDLSEVPAADLPTEIGPLAATLNSLLARLRDAFEAERSFAANAAHELRTPLAGAIAQAQRLRSETKDPTIDARAAEIEATLKRLARLSERLLQLARAEGGRLRMDQSADVRTITRVVVEDIARSTENGRLMLNLPDTPVLSDIDPDALGILCRNLVENALRHGAQNAPVEVTLTSDGQLIVANEGPAVATQTLERLTGRFERADAKTDGSGLGLAIVSAIAERIETSLLLQSPRPGETSGFQASVRLPTDAPNAHVKDREHWP, encoded by the coding sequence GCGAAACCGCCGAGCGCATCCTGCCGCTGGCCGTGACCGACATCGTCGGGCGAGAAGATCAGGGTGTGACGCAGCGCCTCGCGCCGATCCGGGAGCATGACGAGTTCTTCACCTACATCGTACGCGATGCCGAGGGACGCATTTTGCTGCAATCCCATGCGGCGGACCCTGCCGTGTTTCCTCCATACGATGGTCCGGGATTTGGGCAGAACGCCACACATCGCCTCTACAGCGACGCGGCGCTCCAGGGGACGATCAGCATCACCGTGGCCGAACCGTTGGCGCATCGCGCTTCGGTTGCTCGGGAAATCCAGATGAGCCTTGGCCTGCCGCTGCTGGTTGTGCTGCCGTTGGCGCTCGCGTCGATTATTCTCGCTGTGCGCTTTAGCCTCGCCCCTCTCCATCGGTTCCGTACGCGGCTTGAAGCGCGCGGCGTGCGCGACCTGTCAGAAGTACCCGCGGCCGACCTGCCGACGGAAATCGGCCCGCTGGCTGCAACCTTGAACAGCCTTTTGGCTCGGTTGCGCGACGCGTTCGAGGCTGAGCGAAGTTTTGCAGCCAATGCGGCTCATGAACTAAGGACACCATTGGCGGGCGCTATCGCCCAGGCGCAGCGACTGCGGTCAGAGACCAAAGATCCGACCATCGACGCGCGCGCCGCCGAGATCGAGGCGACGCTCAAGCGTCTCGCTCGGCTGTCCGAACGTCTCCTGCAGCTTGCGCGGGCGGAAGGCGGTAGACTTCGGATGGACCAGAGCGCTGATGTCAGAACCATCACTCGGGTCGTGGTGGAAGATATTGCGCGCAGCACAGAGAACGGGCGCCTTATGTTGAACTTGCCGGACACGCCTGTCTTGTCTGATATCGACCCCGACGCATTGGGAATTCTGTGCCGGAATCTGGTGGAAAACGCCCTACGCCACGGGGCGCAGAATGCCCCAGTCGAGGTTACACTCACGAGCGACGGGCAGTTGATCGTGGCGAACGAGGGCCCCGCGGTAGCAACCCAAACACTCGAACGCCTGACAGGGCGCTTCGAGAGGGCAGATGCAAAAACTGATGGTAGCGGGCTTGGCCTCGCTATCGTCTCAGCCATCGCAGAACGGATCGAAACCTCTCTCTTGCTCCAGTCACCACGTCCCGGTGAAACTTCTGGATTTCAGGCATCCGTCAGATTGCCAACGGATGCTCCAAATGCCCATGTGAAAGATCGGGAGCATTGGCCTTGA